Genomic DNA from Cupriavidus pauculus:
GGGCGGGATCATGGACGGCGCCGGCATCGCGGCGGCGCTGGCGCTTGGCGCGCAGGCCGCGCAACTGGGTACGGCATTCGTGACGACCACCGAGTCGGCCGCGGATGCGGCGTATCGCAATGCGCTGCTATCGGGTGCGCCGTTCCGCACGGCGTTCACGCGCTCGATCTCCGGGCGCGCGGCGCGTGGCATCCATAACCGCCTGATGGCGCTGGGCGAGGCGCCCGGGCATCCGCGCGTGCCCGATTATCCGATTACCTATGACGCGGGCAAGTCGCTGCATGCGGCGGCCAAGGCGAAGGGGTCGGCCGACTATGCGGCGCAGTGGTCGGGCCAGGCGGGCTCGCTTGCACGGGCGATGTCGTCGGCCGAACTGGTTGCCACGCTGGCGAAGGAGTTGAACGAGACCGTCGCCGCCCTGCGCGGGTGATCTCCCGCACCGCTCAGCTACCGTGCATCACGGGCAGCACGTCCCGTGCAAGCTCCTCCATGACCTCCCGCGGCGGGCGTGGCGAGTCGGTGAGGTTGAAGGCGACATGGTGCGTGCCCGCGTCGCGCATTGCCTCCAGCAGGTCCACCAGCGCGCGGGCGCCCGTGCGGTAGCCAAGATGGATCGGCACCGGCGGTTCGTCACGCCGGTCGCAGAGTTCGAGCCGCGTCGCCACGCCAAACGCGCGAAACCGCCCGCCCGACCAGCGTTCGGCCGCATTGCGCCACATGCGATACCGATCGCGCTGCGCATCGGGGTCGCGGTGATACGTCATCCAGCCAATGGCATGCCGCGCGATCCAGCCCACGCTCTGCCCCCCCGAGCCGACCGCCATCATCGGCACCGGCCCCGGCAGCCGCGGCAACAGATAGAACTCGGGCGCGTCGTCCGCGCGCACATCGGGCACCACGCGCGACGGATGATCGAGCGCCGCCGCCACGGTTTCCCAATGCGAGCGGAACAGATCGCGCCGCGCCTCCGTGTCCTGCCCGAACGCCGCATACTCGGGCGGCCGGTCGCCCGACCCGAGCCCGAGGATAAAACGGCCGCCCGACAGGTCGCTCACCGAGATCGCCCCCTTGGCAATATGCAGCGGATGCCGCAGCGTCAGCACCACGGCACCGCTGACCAGCGCAATGCGCCGCGTGCGCGCGGCCAGCGCGCCCAGCAGCACCCACGGATCGAGATGGCCGACCGGATCCGGATACGCATCGCTGTTCAGCGGCACGTCGCGGACCCACAGCGCACGGAAACCCAGCGCGTCCGCGTGTTCGGCCAGCGCCAGCTGCTGCCCGAAATCCGCGACGATCTCGCCCTTTCCCAGCAGCGGCAACACGAGCCCGACCGACAATCGGTCCGGCTCGAAGACACGTGCCTCGATGGGTACCGCATCGCGTTCGGCGTTCGACGACATGGCGCTTTCTCCTGACGGTGACTCATGGAAGCCTATACCACGAGATTGGCGCCGAGGTATTCCCATTCCGCGTTGCTGGCCGCATCGACGGGCGGCTCCGACAAGGCCCCCAGCACATCGGCCTTCAGCCGGAAGTACTCGATGGAGCCGGCCGTGGGATGCACGCGCACGAAGACCTCGCCCTTCTTCGCTTCACGCGTGTCGGCCTGCCACGCGCGAATCCGCGCGGTGGCCTCCGCGGCGGTCGGGAGTTCGCTCCCCAGATGCTCCCAGTACGCGTTGTCCCGCCCGCCGTTGGGGAAGTAGCCATACCGTCCCTGCTTGTCGAGCCCAATCAGCCGGAAGAACTCGACCCTGCGTGTGTATGGGTTCTCGTACACGTAGATGTCGCCCACCGTCCCCTGCCGGTCGTTGTCGCCCCAGCGCCCGGTACCGAGCACCTGCCGCGCGAGTTGCAACGCTTCCGCCCGCATGCCGTAACGCTGCAGCGTCGCATAGAGCCACGGCCAGTATTCGCTCTGGCGCGCGTGCAGCTGCGCGCCCAGCACCGTCCCCACGAGCCACTCGCGCTGCTCGCCATCCACCGCGAACAGGCCGCCGCCGCGATCGTGGTGACGTAGCGGCGAGGCAATGCCCGCCGCCGCATCGCTCGCCCGCCCCGCGGTCAGCAGGACCATCTCGTCGAGCTCGCGGTCCCCGCGCTGATGGGAGACGGCATCGCCCGAGCGCCGCTTCCGGTTCGGGTAGAACGCGCGCATGACCAGCGAGCCGAACAGTTGCTGCGGGCTGCTGCCATCGATGCGCTGCGGCTCGGCCAGCCGGTAGCCGGCCACCGACCGGTAAATCAGCGGGCGGCCCACGGCCGTGCTATCGCCCGCGCGGGCGTCGCGCAACAGATAGGCTGTCGCGCGGCGAGGCATCCTGAGGCCTTGATACGGCGCCCTTGCCGCCCTTGCCGCCCTCGGCGCCCGCATCGCCGCCGCGCTGCCATACGCGACAAGCCGTGTGCCGTCGCTCATGTCGGCCGCGCCATCGACGAGCGCTATCCGCTCCTGCGCATAGCTTGGCACGGCGGCCATCCCTTTGACCGCCTTTCCCGCGAGCGGCTTGTCCAGCAGCATCACGGCAATGTCGCCGATCGGGCCGATGCGTCCCTGGTATCGCACGAGCCGGCCGCGCGCCGCGCCGCCATCGGTCAGGGCATAGGTGCGGCCGCGCGTCTTCCGGCCCGCGCAACTGCCTGCCGTGAGCATGACGCGCGGCGCGACAAGCGTGCCGGCGCAGTGCGGATGGTCCAGCGACCAGTGCACCATCTGCGCCGCCAGCCCCTGCCCTTGCGCGGGCCCTTGCCCCGCGCCGGGCGCGAGGCCCGCATCGAGGGCCTGCGCGAATGCCGTGGTCGATGCGGCGAGGCCTGCCACGGCCATCAGCCATGCCAGGGAGGCGGGAATGGCAGGAAAGGGAATGCTGGGAAAGGCGATGCTGGGGAGGGAAACAGGGGAAAAAAAAGCAGAAGCGGAACGGATTCGAGGAACTACCATCGCAATATTCTCCCGGTTGGTTGAAGAAGTCGTTACCGTGGGGAATTGCGCTGTTCTCGTTCTGCCTGCGGAGCACAGTCTGGCACCTCGACGTTCGCGCGCGGATGACGCCGATCAAATCGGGCCGGTTACGCGCGCCCGACTTTCGTGGGGTATGCAGCTTATGCATGCAAATTCTGCGACGTGCAATGCGAGTGGTGCCGTGCATCCGCCAAACGGTCCGGTTACCGGGCCACGCTACAATACGGGCCCCTCATATCGATTCCCATACGCGATGCCGCTGTCGAATCCGGAGAGCTGGCGCGGCAAGGCGCTGCTCGGGGGCTACCACGATCAGCCAGAAAAGGAGCAGGCGGCGCTGCGAATCGCGCTCGGCGCGGTTGCGCTCGTGCTCTATATCGGCTACACGCTGATGCACCCGACTGCCGCCAATATCGCCACCGTCGCGATGGTCGCGCTCTACGTCCTGTTCGGCGTGCTCAGCTATATCGTGCTGCTGCTCCAGCCGCGGCGTTCCAAATGGCGGCTGGCGGTCACCACCTGCGTCGATCAGGGCATGGTCATCGCCGCACTGCTGATCGGCGGGCGCTCGGCGCTGCCGCTGCTGTTCGTGGTGTTCTGGTTCCTCGTCGGCGCCGGCTGCCGCTATGGCAAGGGTCCGCTGGCCCTCTCCTGCGCGGTCACGGTCTTCGGCATGTCCGCGCTGATGGGCGTGGAGCCGTGGTGGGTCGCCAACCGCCCCGCCGGCATCGGCCTCGTGCTCGGCGTGGCCGCGACCTCGCTCTATCTTTATGTGCTCGTGGACCGGCTCGAACGGCGCGCCGCAACCGATGCGCTGACGGGCCTGCAGAATCGCACCAGCCTCGACCGCGCGATCGAACGCGCGCAGGCCACGCTCAGGATGCAGGGCGGCCATGCGGCGCTGCTGCTGATCGACCTCGACGGCTTCAAGGAGGTCAACGACTCGTTCGGCCACGCGGTCGGCGACGAACTGCTGCTGCAATTCGCGCGCATGCTCGCGCGGGGCGCGCCGCGCGGCGACACCATCGCGCGCCTCGGCGGCGACGAGTTCGTCGTACTCTCGACGACCGCGCAGACCCGCGGCCAGGCACGCGCGCTGGCCGGCACGATCCACGCCAGCCTCGACGGGATGCGGCAGGTGAGCGGCAATGCGGTGACGATCTCGGCGAGCATCGGTATCTGCATGCTCGACGGCGCCAACACGCGGGACGACAACGACGTCCGCAGCGTGATGAAGCAGGCCGATCGCGCGATGTACCTGGCCAAGGAACTCGGCAAGAAGCGCACGGCGTTCGCGGACGAGCTCGCCCAGAACGACGCGAACATGAACCAGCCCCCGCGCGCGCGCTCCGCCGTGCTCCGGCATCGCGGCTGACCCATGCCACGGGACGTCGCACCCGACGCCTTCGATGCCTCGCACGCCCTGTGCGCCGGGCCTGAAGGCGATATTCGCGAAGAGCGCGACCGCCTGCGCCGCGCGCTGGCCAACCAGTGCCAGCGCATTCGCCAGACGCTGCAGGCCATCGGCGAAGGCGTGATCGTCATCGATGCCGATGGCCGCATCGAATACCTCAATCCGATCGCCGAGCAGTTGACCGACTGGACGCTCGAGGACGCGCGCGGCCGCCCGAGCGAGGTCGTCTGCCGCCTCGTGGACGAACACAGCCGGCTCAGCCTGCGCCATGCGGTACGTGGCGCGCTGGCCGCGGGCACCGGCCGCAGTCCGCTGGGCCGCGCGATCCTGCAGAGCCGCCATTGCCTCGAGCACCGCGTGGAGGCGGCCGCGGCCGCCATCCAGGATATCGACGGCACGCGGGTCGGGGGCGTCCTGACCCTCCGCGACGTCTCCGAGCAATACCGGCTGGGCCGCGAGATGGAATATCGCGCCACGCACGACACGCTGACGGGCATCATCAACCGCGACGAGTTCGACCGGCGGCTCAATGCCACGCTCGCGGAGGCCCGCGCCTCGCACCTCCAGCATGCGCTGATGTTCATCGACCTCGACCAGTTCAAGCTGGTCAACGATGCCGTGGGCCATGCGGCCGGCGACGAACTGCTACGGCAGATCGTGCGCGTGATCAAGCGCTCGGTGCGCGCCACCGACGTGATCGCGCGCCTCGGGGGCGACGAATTCGGCGTGGTGTTCAGCCAGTGCTCGATCGAATCCGCGCAGGCCATCGCCAACAAGATCTGCCGCGATATCGACCAGTTCCGCTTCCAGTTCGCGGGCCAGCGCTTCCATGTCGGCGCCAGCGCCGGACTCGTGCCCGTCGACGAGCGCTGGACCACCTCGGCCGCCCTGCTGCAGGCGGCCGACAGCGCCTGCTACGCGGCCAAGGCCGAGGGGCGCAACCGCGTCCATACCTACCTGCCGGCCGACGAGGTCATCGAGGCGCACCGCGAGGAGATGCAGTGGGCGCGCCGGCTCGAGGCCGCGCTCGACCGCAACCAGTTCGTGCTGTACTGGCAGCGCGTCATGCCGCTGCAGATCGACAACTGCCTCGTCCATGCGGAGCTGCTGCTGCGCATGGTCGATGACAACGGCAACCTCGTGAATCCGGGCGCGTTCCTCGGCGTGGCCGAGCGCTTCCACCTGGCCACGCGGATCGACCGCTGGGTCGTTCGCACGGTATTTGCGTGGATGCACGCCCATCGCGCGCAGCTCGAGCACGTCGGCACGGTAGCCATCAATCTCTCGGGGCTGTCGATCGGCGACCGCGACTTTCACCGCTTCGTCAACGCGCTGCTGGAAACGACGGCATTCGACCATCACAAGATCTGCTTCGAGATCACGGAAACCGCGGCGATCCTGAACCTGCCCGAGGCGTCGTCGTTCATCGAAGGCATGCGCGTGCACGGCGTGCGCTTCGCGCTCGACGACTTCGGCGCGGGCGCGGCGTCGTTCGGTTATCTGCGCAACCTCGATGTGGACTATCTGAAGATCGACGGACAGTTCATCCGCGGCCTGTCGAGCGATCGCGTCAATCAGGCGACCGTCCGCTGCATCCGGGACGTCGCCAATATCACGGGACAGTTCACGGTGGCGGAATTCGTGGAGACCGAAGCCGTCGAATCGCTGCTGCGCGAGATCGGCATCGACTATGCACAGGGCTACCTTCGGCACCGCCCCGCGCCGCTGGCCGAGATCTTCTCGGTCAAGGCCTGACCGCGCCCAGCAGCCACGCGCGGAACAGCGCGAACGGCGCGTACGCTTCCCGGTTGTTCGATACCACGAGGTAGTAGCCGTTGCCGCTCAGGTCCCCCTGTGCCGCGGGCATGGTGATCAGCGTCCCCGCCCGCAGTTCGTCCTCGACGAGCACCTTCGGCACGAGCCCGATGCCCATGCCCGCGGAGACCGCCTGGATCAGGTGCGAGGTCACGTCGAACTGGGGGCCCAGCTTGAGCGCGTCGCCCGTGTAGCCATGCTTGGCGAACCAGTCCCGCCATGCCGTGGGTCGCGTCACGACCTGCAATAACGGATACCGCAGCAGGTCGTCCACGGTCCGGATCGGCTCCTGCCGCGCCACGCGCGGACCGATCACGGGCACCATTTCCTCGTCCACCAGATGATGGGCGCGCACGCCGGGCCATTTGCCGTCCCCGACGACGATCGCCGCATCCATGCCCGATTCCTCGAGGTCGAGGTAGGTGCGCGAGTGCACGTGCACGAGGACTTCGGGATGGCGCGCGTTGAATTCGGGGAGCCGGGGCATCAGCCACTTGCTGCCGAACGTGGGCAGCACGGCCAGATGCAGGGTCCCGCCGCCGGCCTGGAACGCGATGGCCTGGAGCGTGGCGCTGCGAATCCGTTCGAGTGGCCCCGCAAGCTCCCGCCGGTACATACGGCCGACGTCGGTCAGCACCACGCGCCGGCCGATCCGCTGGAACAGCGGGACGCCAAGCAGGTCTTCGAGCGCCTGGACCTGGCGGCTGACCGCGCTCTGGGTCAGGGACAGCTGCTGCGCCGCCCGCGTGAAGCTCTCGGTGCGGGCCGAGGCCTCGAACGCCAGCAGCGAGGACATGGAGGGGGTGAGCCGTCGTGGATTCATTTCCGTGCGTTCATTCCAAAAACTCATCAACAGGCCAACAATTTGTCGCTTGTTGCGGGTCCTGCCCGACTCGCAAAATGCTTGCACAGTATAAGGCGCGCCTGTCGAGGTGCCCGATAACGACCGAGACAATCCGATCTACCCCCGCTGTCCCATCCCCGCCAAGAGGATCCCCCAGATGAATGCACCGCATGAAGCCTCCCTGTCGAGCGCCCTGGGCGCGCCGCGCCCGCCGTCCGACTTCGACCCCGTGGAGTGGCAGACCCGCGTCGATCTTGCCGCCTGCTACCGGCTGGTCGCGCTGTACGGCATGACGGACCTGCTCTACAACCACATCACCGCGCGCATTCCGGGCACGCCCGACCATATCCTGATCAATCCGTATGGCCTGATGTACGAGGAGATCACCGCCTCGAGCCTGCTGAAGATCGACCTCGAGGGCAATATCCTCGACGGCGGCAACGGCGCCTTTGGCGTCAATCAGGCCGGTTACGTGATCCACAGCGCCGTGCACGCGGCGCGCCACGATGTGCAGTGCGTCATCCACACCCATACGCGCGCCGGCTGCGCGGTGTCAGCGATGCAGTGCGGCCTGCTGCCGCTGACGCAGACGTCGATGCGCTTTGCCCATATCGCCTACCACGACTACGAAGGGGTGGCGCTGGACCTCGACGAGCGCGCGCGGATCGTGCAGGACCTTGGGCAGCTCGATGCCATGATCCTGCGCAACCATGGCCTGCTGACCGTGGGCGCGAGCGTGGCGCGGGCGTTCAATGCCATGTACTGGCTCGAGATGGCCTGCAAGATCCAGCTCGATGCGATGCATGGCACGAAGGACCTGATCATCCCGAGCGAGGCCGTGGTCGAGAAGACCTACAACCTCTATCAGCCGCATGTCCGGCGGCCGTTCGGCGAGTTCGAGTGGCCGGCGATGCTGCGGCAGCTCGATCGGCGCGACCCGTCTTACCGCACCTGAGGGCCGCGCGCATGGCAAAAGCCTATTCGGAAACCGCCGACGCCCCGCGCTGCCTCGCGCCGCTGGGCAACATCGCCCCGCCGGCGTTCGAGATTCCGCCGTATGCGTGCGACACGCATGCGCATGTCGTCTCGGACGATCCCGATGCCTATCCCGTGGTGGCGTCGCGCAGCTATACGCCCGTGCCGAGCCCCGAGTCCGCCTACCTCGGCATGCTCGACGCCACGGGCATGACGCGCGGCGTGCTCGTGCAGATCAGCGTCTACGGCACCGATAACCGCTACATGCTCGAAGTCCTGGGCCGCCATCGGGACCGGCTTCGCGGCATTGCGGTCGCCGCGCCCGACGTGTCCGAGCGCGAGCTCGCGGCGATGCACGACGCCGGCGTGCGTGGGCTGCGGCTCAACGTGCTGTTCGGCGGCGGCGTGAGCCTCGATGCGATGGAGACGCTCGCGGCCAAGGTCGGCCCGATGGGCTGGCACCTGCAGTTGCTGCTGGACGCGCGCCAGTTGCCCGAACTGATGCCGCGCGTGCGCAAGCTGACGCTGCCCGTGGTCGTCGATCACATGGGCCATATGCCCGTCGCGCTCGGCATGTCGCACCCGGGGTTCCAGGCGCTGCGCCATCTGATGGCGGACCACGGCTGGTGGACCAAGCTTTCTGGCGCCTATCGCATCAGCGAGCAGCGCCCCGATTTCGACGATGTCACGCCGTGGGCACAGGCGCTGATCGAGGCCGCCCCCGATCGCGTGGTGTGGGGCAGCGACTGGCCGCACGTCGCCATCGCGCACATGCCGGACACCGGGCATCTGCGCAACCTGCTTGCACGGTGGGCGCCGGACGCGGCGATGCGGCATCGCATTCTCGTGACCAACCCGCAGCGGTTGTATGACTTTCCGGAGACGTAACACACGACACCTGCCGTACCCGTAGCGCACCCATAACGATAAGGAGCAGCACGTGGAGACAACCAAGCATGTGGAAACGACCGGCGCCGCGGCACCCGCGGCACCACCTTCGCAGTGGAACCTCGCCTGGTATCGCGGCCTGAACCTCGAAGGCAGGCGCGCATTCAACGCCGCGTTTGGCGGCTGGGCCATCGATGCCTTCGATTTCATGGTGTTCAGCTTCGTGATCTCGTCGCTGATCACGGTCTGGGGCATCGATCGCGGCACCGCCGGTCTGCTGGGCACCGTCACGCTGCTGTTCTCGTCGATCGGTGGCTGGATTGCCGGCATCCTGGCCGACCGTTACGGCCGCACACGCGTCCTGCAGGGGACCATCCTGTGGTTTTCCGCCTGCACGGTGGCCATCGGCTTTGCGCAAAGCTTCGAGCAGGTGTTCTTGCTACGCGCGCTGCAGGGCCTCGGCTTCGGCGGCGAGTGGGCCGTGGGCGCCGTGCTGATCGGCGAGATCATCTCGCCCAAGGATCGCGGCAAGGCCGTCGGCGTGGTGCAGAGCGGATGGGCCGTGGGCTGGGGCCTCGCGGCCATCGCCTATAGCATCGCATTCTCGCTGCTGCCGGAGCACCTGGCCTGGCGCTGCCTGTTCTGGGTCGGCGTGCTGCCCGCCTTCCTCGTGCTGTACGTGCGGCGCCATGTGAAGGAGCCCGAGATCTTCCTGCGCACCAAGGCCGCCGAGCGGACCGCCAACGCGGCCGGCGACGAGACGAAACGTTCGTCGGCATGGGCGATCTTCTCGCCATCGCTGCTGCGCACGACCATCGTGGCGTCGATCCTCTGCACCGGCATGCAGGGCGGCTACTACGCGATGTCGACATGGCTGCCGACCTATCTCAAGGTCGAGCGCCATCTGTCGGTGCTGAACACCAGCGGCTACCTGCTCGTCATCATTCTCGGCTCGTTCTGCGGCTATGTCGGCGGGGCCTATCTCACGGACTTCTGGGGCCGGCGCAAGAACTTCATCGTGTTCTCGGCGCTGTCGGTGGTCAGCATCTACCTGTACCTGCGGCTGCCCCTGACCAATACCCAGATGCTGTTCCTCGGCTTTCCGCTCGGCTTTTCGGCCTGCGGCGTGTTCAGCGGCGTCGGTGCGTACCTGACCGAGCTCTATCCGTCGGCCAACCGCGCGAACGGACAGAGCTTCACGTACAACTTCGGCCGTGGCATCGGCGCGCTGTTTCCAAGCCTCGTCGGCATGCTGAGCCAGACCACGAGCCTGGCCACGGCGATCGCGATCTTCGCGGGCACCGCCTATGGCGCGGTGCTGCTGATGACGCTGCTGCT
This window encodes:
- a CDS encoding LLM class oxidoreductase translates to MSSNAERDAVPIEARVFEPDRLSVGLVLPLLGKGEIVADFGQQLALAEHADALGFRALWVRDVPLNSDAYPDPVGHLDPWVLLGALAARTRRIALVSGAVVLTLRHPLHIAKGAISVSDLSGGRFILGLGSGDRPPEYAAFGQDTEARRDLFRSHWETVAAALDHPSRVVPDVRADDAPEFYLLPRLPGPVPMMAVGSGGQSVGWIARHAIGWMTYHRDPDAQRDRYRMWRNAAERWSGGRFRAFGVATRLELCDRRDEPPVPIHLGYRTGARALVDLLEAMRDAGTHHVAFNLTDSPRPPREVMEELARDVLPVMHGS
- a CDS encoding sensor domain-containing diguanylate cyclase: MPLSNPESWRGKALLGGYHDQPEKEQAALRIALGAVALVLYIGYTLMHPTAANIATVAMVALYVLFGVLSYIVLLLQPRRSKWRLAVTTCVDQGMVIAALLIGGRSALPLLFVVFWFLVGAGCRYGKGPLALSCAVTVFGMSALMGVEPWWVANRPAGIGLVLGVAATSLYLYVLVDRLERRAATDALTGLQNRTSLDRAIERAQATLRMQGGHAALLLIDLDGFKEVNDSFGHAVGDELLLQFARMLARGAPRGDTIARLGGDEFVVLSTTAQTRGQARALAGTIHASLDGMRQVSGNAVTISASIGICMLDGANTRDDNDVRSVMKQADRAMYLAKELGKKRTAFADELAQNDANMNQPPRARSAVLRHRG
- a CDS encoding EAL domain-containing protein, with amino-acid sequence MPRDVAPDAFDASHALCAGPEGDIREERDRLRRALANQCQRIRQTLQAIGEGVIVIDADGRIEYLNPIAEQLTDWTLEDARGRPSEVVCRLVDEHSRLSLRHAVRGALAAGTGRSPLGRAILQSRHCLEHRVEAAAAAIQDIDGTRVGGVLTLRDVSEQYRLGREMEYRATHDTLTGIINRDEFDRRLNATLAEARASHLQHALMFIDLDQFKLVNDAVGHAAGDELLRQIVRVIKRSVRATDVIARLGGDEFGVVFSQCSIESAQAIANKICRDIDQFRFQFAGQRFHVGASAGLVPVDERWTTSAALLQAADSACYAAKAEGRNRVHTYLPADEVIEAHREEMQWARRLEAALDRNQFVLYWQRVMPLQIDNCLVHAELLLRMVDDNGNLVNPGAFLGVAERFHLATRIDRWVVRTVFAWMHAHRAQLEHVGTVAINLSGLSIGDRDFHRFVNALLETTAFDHHKICFEITETAAILNLPEASSFIEGMRVHGVRFALDDFGAGAASFGYLRNLDVDYLKIDGQFIRGLSSDRVNQATVRCIRDVANITGQFTVAEFVETEAVESLLREIGIDYAQGYLRHRPAPLAEIFSVKA
- a CDS encoding LysR substrate-binding domain-containing protein, which encodes MNPRRLTPSMSSLLAFEASARTESFTRAAQQLSLTQSAVSRQVQALEDLLGVPLFQRIGRRVVLTDVGRMYRRELAGPLERIRSATLQAIAFQAGGGTLHLAVLPTFGSKWLMPRLPEFNARHPEVLVHVHSRTYLDLEESGMDAAIVVGDGKWPGVRAHHLVDEEMVPVIGPRVARQEPIRTVDDLLRYPLLQVVTRPTAWRDWFAKHGYTGDALKLGPQFDVTSHLIQAVSAGMGIGLVPKVLVEDELRAGTLITMPAAQGDLSGNGYYLVVSNNREAYAPFALFRAWLLGAVRP
- a CDS encoding class II aldolase/adducin family protein, which gives rise to MNAPHEASLSSALGAPRPPSDFDPVEWQTRVDLAACYRLVALYGMTDLLYNHITARIPGTPDHILINPYGLMYEEITASSLLKIDLEGNILDGGNGAFGVNQAGYVIHSAVHAARHDVQCVIHTHTRAGCAVSAMQCGLLPLTQTSMRFAHIAYHDYEGVALDLDERARIVQDLGQLDAMILRNHGLLTVGASVARAFNAMYWLEMACKIQLDAMHGTKDLIIPSEAVVEKTYNLYQPHVRRPFGEFEWPAMLRQLDRRDPSYRT
- a CDS encoding amidohydrolase family protein is translated as MAKAYSETADAPRCLAPLGNIAPPAFEIPPYACDTHAHVVSDDPDAYPVVASRSYTPVPSPESAYLGMLDATGMTRGVLVQISVYGTDNRYMLEVLGRHRDRLRGIAVAAPDVSERELAAMHDAGVRGLRLNVLFGGGVSLDAMETLAAKVGPMGWHLQLLLDARQLPELMPRVRKLTLPVVVDHMGHMPVALGMSHPGFQALRHLMADHGWWTKLSGAYRISEQRPDFDDVTPWAQALIEAAPDRVVWGSDWPHVAIAHMPDTGHLRNLLARWAPDAAMRHRILVTNPQRLYDFPET
- a CDS encoding MFS transporter, producing MNLEGRRAFNAAFGGWAIDAFDFMVFSFVISSLITVWGIDRGTAGLLGTVTLLFSSIGGWIAGILADRYGRTRVLQGTILWFSACTVAIGFAQSFEQVFLLRALQGLGFGGEWAVGAVLIGEIISPKDRGKAVGVVQSGWAVGWGLAAIAYSIAFSLLPEHLAWRCLFWVGVLPAFLVLYVRRHVKEPEIFLRTKAAERTANAAGDETKRSSAWAIFSPSLLRTTIVASILCTGMQGGYYAMSTWLPTYLKVERHLSVLNTSGYLLVIILGSFCGYVGGAYLTDFWGRRKNFIVFSALSVVSIYLYLRLPLTNTQMLFLGFPLGFSACGVFSGVGAYLTELYPSANRANGQSFTYNFGRGIGALFPSLVGMLSQTTSLATAIAIFAGTAYGAVLLMTLLLPETKGQALE